The Saccopteryx leptura isolate mSacLep1 chromosome 5, mSacLep1_pri_phased_curated, whole genome shotgun sequence nucleotide sequence CATTAGATAGAACAAGTAAAAAGACCGCAGTCTGCAGCTGGGCCGGGGCTGCCGAGTCCGTTTGTCTAGTCCACCACGGCCAGCGAgaggaaaaaaagttttctagTTTTGTGTAGACTTTTTGTGTGAAGTCTTCATAACCTAAAGCTGGGAGGGACCCAAAAAAGCCAAATCGTGAGCCCTTGAATGCATCAATTTGAAAGTTGGCTCAGGGTCTCTGGATAGAATAACCATACTAAAGGTTGAGAAAATTTGTTCCATTTGCATTTAGtttgtgtggattttaaaatgacttaaaatggTTTGCTTCCTGGTCTCAGAGCCGGGTCTGGGCCTCGGGGACATAGATCTCAATGCTGTCCGCACTCTCTGTGGCTGAGTTCTGCCTCACGGACGCCGCCCGCTTGGCTGCCAGGAGTCTCTTGCGCGCCTCCTGACGCTGCTTGTCCCCGGCGTCGGAGGCCTTGTCGCGGCTCACTGCCGGCTTGGATTTGGCTGGCTTCTTTGGGACTGGAGGGGGtggcttcttttcttcctttagtgAAACagtgaggagggaagaaaaataaaataaaggtcccACTTTTCGTGTGGCACTGCCACCCTCCGCATGTCGGCCGCTGGCGTCTCCGCCCCGGCCTCCCCGCATCAGGCACGAGCAACACACATTTGGAATCAGGAAGCCACGAGAAGCGATGATAGTGGGAATAGCACAAGGCAAGCTCAGAATCCTAGAATGTTCCAGCAGGAAGGGTCGGACAGGTCACCTGTTCCCACCCCTGCTTTGAATCACTGGGAGCCTGAGACTCGGGCAGGAATGAACCTGAGTTACACAGCCCGAGATGGGACTTAAGTTCAGGGTCCCAACTCCCAGGTGACATGCTGTTCTAGAGGATCAGAACTTACAAGGCCCACCGTTCAGTAACCAATaaccacagggtcactggctgctCCAGATGGAAGCCTGGCCCCGTCTACTCCGGGCAGCGTGGCCCCAGGAAGGCCCATTTCCTGCCCCTTGAGCTCCAGCAGCCATGCCTAGGCTGTGGGCACgttccccaggagcccccctttCTGAACGTGCAGGGCAGGATGCATGCTGGGGGCAGCCTCCACCTCACAGCGAGCAGCATGCAGGACGGTGCTGAGCATGGACCCCGCGCACGGATGGACGTGAGCCCCCAGCTCAAAGACgacacagggagaagggagcCAAGCAGCACTGACCGATGTGGGCAGCGTTATTGCCGACCAGGCATTTGTCCCTGGACTTCCCCTCCGCACTGCTCCATGCTCACCTTCCTCTTCTCGGGGGTCTCCACCAGCTGCCAGCTGTTGGCCTTGAGGTGGTAGAGTTCATCGAACTTCATGCTGATGTCCTCGATGGACAGCTGCAGCAGGTCCCAGAACCCTGCCAGGTCCTGGGCTGTTGGACGTGGGTTGGCGTCAGGGTTCTGTGGGGCAGAGCGGTATCAGTAGGACCAGCGAGGCAGGGGCTTGTCCTGCGCCCCACCCCAAGTAGGGTCCTCTGGCCCTGCCAGGCGTGGCTGCGGGCTCCTGAGGCCCAGTCCTGCTCCCATTCCTAGGGTCAGTATCTGCATGTCTGAATGGAGCCAGTTCCTGGTGGTTTCCCTCCCATGATTCTGTTCTCCAACAGCGTGCTCCTCACTGCCGGCCCTGATGGTGGAGCTCTCTGGGAGAGAGGCAGCCCTGCACATGGAAGGGGACTGAGGCTGTGGCCACCACTGTAGGGCCACAGTGAGGAAGGCCCTCGTGCCCCTCAGGCATGCCAGCTGCCGACTGTTCTCATCTGACAGGGAGGAACAAGTTCCTGGCTGTGGGCTCAGCGAGGCAGGAAGCCCGGAGCCAGCTAGGTGGGAGGATGCAGAACCCAGTGGTTCCCCAGCATCTCTTCTCCAACAACGCGCTCCTCATCACGACTGCCCGAGCCAACCCACCCCTCAGGTCCCCTCATCACGACTGCCCGAGCCAACCCACCCCTCAGGTCCCCTCATCATGACTGCCCGAGCCAACCCACCCCTCAGGTCCCAGACGGACGCTCCTGTCCCGCACCTGGCAGACAGCCCCCACCAGCTAGTAGAGTGAGGCTCCCACATTCCCAGCAGGTAGGGCTGAGGGACAGGGAAACCCACCAAACCTAGTGCTTGTGTTTTTAGGGTTCTTACCTTGACTGTTTTCTTAGATATagaatatgtttatataaataaatcagtGCTAACTGATCTTTAACTTTCACTGGTTATTATTAGGTACTTTTCTATTTCAAAAGGTATTAGCAACTGGAAAGGATCATTCCAGCCCTTTCTATGCACTAGGTGTGCACATACGGTCATGGTCATGGCCTTTCCAATGCCCCAAAGCAGCCAGGCTTCCAGGGCCTGAGCCCCTGCGGAGCTGGCAGGAAGCCCTGCTGTTGAGGAAGAAGAATCACACTCACCAAGTTTTGCTCACAGAGGCCCCGGAACTGCTGAAATTTCTGGGACATCAGTAACTGGGCACTGCCCACAGCACTGAGGACTTTTCCTAAGACTGAGAAAGAGAAGGCGGACAAGACTCAATGAGCTGAGGGtttgcagggggtggggtggggggagaggggcaggatcACAGCTGTCACTGCCCCGCCCACCTGAGGAGACCAATCATTATTTGGTGGTGGCAGGTGGTCTTCATTTTATGTTATCGGTTCTCACTGTGAGAAATGCAAacgatatatataatataaagtgaACTGCCTCTCCTGAGTCCTAAGGGCCTTTTATGACAAGTTTGAAAAcagtttaaatggaaaaaatttccagaaaatattAGACCaataactgtttttaaaaactgaagcagAAGTTAAAAATCTTCCGAGAAAAGTGAAGCAAGTCTGTAGTTTTACAGGCGAGATTTTACAAAATCCTTCAAGGAACAGATAATCACTGTCTTATAGTCAAACTCTTCCAAAGAGTAAATATAGAAAATGACACAActgatttcagcctgaccagatggcgctgtggatagagtgttggtgtgggtcactggcttggcatgagcccccctcccccatctaggcatgcatgagaagcaatcaatgaacaactaaagtgatgcaactattgatgcttctcatctctctcttggcTCTCTCTcttggctctctctccctctagtaAACAAAGACACTGACAACTCCTTTCAGGAGCCCTGACAGCAGACAGGACATGCCCCAAACAGATCACTTTCACTATGGACATAAATGTGAAAGTCTTAAGTAAGAAATAAGGAAACAGAATCCAACACAAGTGTTAGCCATGAAGTATTTCGCCAGGAACACAGACTGATCTTTCAGTGTGACTTCAGTTTTAAGGTGATGGTATAAGAAATACTACCCCCTATTCTCCTGAGAACTCCCTGAAAAGCAAAATCTGAGTCAACAAGACACGGAATGCAAACCCTCTGACAGAGCCTGGTGCACAGTGAGGACAGCTACCACTGCAGCAGCAGCCACGCACGGAGGGGTCTTGGCGTTGAAGGTCTCGGACGAAGATGGCCGTTCTGAATTCTCTGAAGTAGCACAGCTTGAGGGGCGAGGCCAGTAACCTCCTGACATGAAAAGGGGGTGTGGCCTGCAGCAGGGTTCCCTGAACCCCATTCAGCACCAAGGACtcggggggcagggtggggaagcTGTGGTGGTGGGCAGCCCTCTAGCTGCCTGGGGAAGAGACGATGCCGAAGGGACACAGTGCTGGTCCCCCCACAATGAGGTAGTAACAAGAGCTCATTGAAAAATTagtaattaagccctggctggtggtctagtgaatagagcattgtcccaacacgCCAAGATCACCTGTTGGATCCTGGGTTTGCCGGCTCATTTCCTGAGGGTGCTGGctggaccccaaggttgctggtttgagccccagtcagggcacatatgaaagcaatcaatgggtgcgcaattaagtggaacaatgagctgatgcttccctctctctcccttccttcttctttcctctctctctctctctctctctctctctctctctctcaaaaaaaagggcaattaaaaaagaaccaacaTAGGAGGTAAACAAAGGTTTTAAAGAAACAGCAAATGAACATTCACCAGAAAACTGTTGCCAGGGACTAAATGAAAAGTGTGACACTTCGCTGTGACTCTGTAAAACAGTAGTTCAGAGACGGAGGTGCTCTGAACAGATCCGAGGCCGTGCAGGAGACACACGTGAGCTCCGGAACCAGGGCGGGAGGAAGTCCGGCCTCCCAGCCGACGTGGTGCAAACCTGCAAGGCCCGGTGGCCACGAGTGCAGACGTCACACTGCCTGAGTAAGTGGCTTTCTGCAGGAACAGCTCCGCTGGGGGAGTAAAATGAGTGCCCGACCCGAGGGCGGGGGGCCTGACTTGGTCTGAAGTAGAgtgggaataaaaggaaaagtcttCTGAGAATTCCTAACCGGAAGGAAGACTGTACTTGGGTaccttattttttaagaaataaaagcagcagCTAAATGTTTTAAAGAGAAACTATCAAAAGGAATGTGACTGAGAGgcatggaagggagggagacgcAACCAGCATTCTAAAGAAGAGACTAGactgaatagaagaaaaaaatattcacgcctgaccaggcggtggtgcagtggatagagcgtcagactgggatgcagaggacccaggtttgagaccctgaggccgccagcttgagcatgggctcatctggtttgagaaaaaaaaaaaaaagcccaccagcttgaacccaaggttgctggctcgttactcggtctgctgaaggcccgcggtcaaggcacatatgagaaagcaatcaatgaacaactaaggtgtcgcaatgaaaaactgatgattgatgcttctcatctctctccgttcctgtctgtctgtccctgtctatccctttctctgactcactctctgtctttgttaaaaaaaaaaaaaaaaaaatcaaagagatgGTGATTTAGAATTCTCCAGAAATGGCTGACTAGTCCTCAGAGTCAGGAGGTCAAATGAATCCCAAGCAAATCCATACTTATTTACGgtaaaaccaaagacaaagagacaCTCTTAAAAAGCAgcgaaagggaaaggaaagaatacTGCCAAAGGAATGAATTAAACAGCAAACCTCTCAACTAGAACAATGGCtgaaaacaacatggtactgtgAGAAGTGTAGTGACTTAGAATTCTGCACCCAGAGAAAGAGTTCTTCAGTAACGAGCATAGaagcttccagtcaagatggcaaaGGCTGTAAACTATACttgcctcctccctcagccacTTCAAAGTTACACCACCACTACAGGAGCACCCCGTTTAGGACCTACTGAACCACGGCAAGCCTGGTGGGGGGTGGAGATGCTGACCGGGCCCCACACCATGTGGTTAAAAATCAGGAGAGCTCTTGGCTGCAGAGGTTCCTGCTGTGGAGTGAGGGGCCCAGCTCCAGGCCAGGCCAGGGTTCCAGTGCTGGGAGGAGAAGTCCCCATGATTTCTGGCTGTGGAAACCAGACCCAAGTGTGGCTGACTGAGAGAGGGGGTTCCTGGAGTCCAGGCATTTCTCTTAAAGGGCCCGCACAGACCTTCTCACTGACTGACTCACTTGCTCCGAGTTCCCACGTTGGAGCAGCAGTCTGAAAGGTGCCAGGCACATAGAGGGAGGAGCTAAATTGTCTGGCTTCAGAGCGAGTGCTGGAGGGGCAGTTTCCTCCCCAGAaggaagtgctggcagaagccgCTGTTCCTCTGCTGAGCCCTCCCCGTACGGTGCAGGCTGGCACCGTATCTGTGCCCACAATCTGACACGCCATTCGCCCTGCTACAACAGGGATCAATCTTGCAAACATTAGGCAAAGCAGAAGCCAGACACAATTAGCATGTAtggtataattccatttacataaatgtccagaaaaggcagatCCACAGAGTGAGAATTAGAggttgccaggagctgggtggggtggggtgggggggaatgaGGAGTGACTGCTTCTAGTTATGGGGCTTCTTTCTGGAGTGATAAAAGtgttctgaaattagatagtagtgatggttacacaacactGTAAGTATACTAACGGCCACTGTGTTGAACACTTTAAAAGAGTGAATATTATAGCATGTGAAtatctcgcttatagtttgtattgggtctaggggacaggctgtagggaggccaggtcgttatagcctaaggcttaatttttgtttgtttgtttgtttttgtatttttctgaagttggaaacggagaggcagtcagacagactcccgcatgcgcccgactgggatccacccggcacacccaccagggagcgatgctctgcccatctggagcttcgctctgttgcaaccagagccattttagcgcctgaggcagaggccatggagccatcctcagtgcccgggccaacttttgctccaatggagccttggctgcgggaggggaagagagagacagagaggaaggagagggggaggggtggagaagcagatgggcgcttctcctgtgtgccctggccgggaatcgaacccgggactcctgcatgccaggctgacgctctaccactgagccaactggccagggccagcatgtgAATATCTTAAAGTTGTTACAGcatgaacaaaaaaagaaagccttccagaaagagacaagaaaagaTCAGAGACTGAGGATCAATCCAGCAGTCCAACATCTGAGTGACaagaatttcagaaagaaaacaacaaatggaagagagaaaattattttaaaaaatcaatgcaaGACTCTTCTCAGAAACATAAGACCTGAGCCTCCACAGAGAAATGCCTATTTATCACTCCACGCTGATGCTTATGGctgccccccccttctctctccctaaaatcaatcaataaaatcttaaaagaaaaatacaaaggactgAGAATTGGAATGTCATCAAACTTTTCAGTACAAGTAGTGAAACCTAACACACTACAGGTTTGAAGATTCTGACAAAAACTGCTTgcaactttatttatatatagaaattatatatacatataattaaata carries:
- the DLGAP4 gene encoding disks large-associated protein 4 isoform X3, yielding MSSRRDTDSDTQDANDSSCKSSERSLPDCTPHPNSISIDAGPRQAPKIAQIKRNLSYGDNSDPALEASSLPPPDPWLETSSSSPAEPAQPGACRRDGYWFLKLLQAETERLEGWCCQMDKETKENNLSEEVLGKVLSAVGSAQLLMSQKFQQFRGLCEQNLNPDANPRPTAQDLAGFWDLLQLSIEDISMKFDELYHLKANSWQLVETPEKRKEEKKPPPPVPKKPAKSKPAVSRDKASDAGDKQRQEARKRLLAAKRAASVRQNSATESADSIEIYVPEAQTRL